A window of Onychostoma macrolepis isolate SWU-2019 chromosome 01, ASM1243209v1, whole genome shotgun sequence contains these coding sequences:
- the zgc:136908 gene encoding transitional endoplasmic reticulum ATPase → MPATGASDPKSEDFSTAILKQKIRPNRLIVDEANNEDNSIVCLSQVKMEELQLFRGDTVVLRGRKRRQTVCIVLTDDTCVNERVRMNRVTRNNLRVRLGDVISIHACPDVKYGKRIHVLPIDDTIEGLTGNLFEVFLKPYFLEAYRPVHKDDIFLVRGGMRAVEFKVIETDPAPHCIVAPDTIIHCEGEPIKREDEEESLNDIGYDDIGGCRKQLAQIKEMVELPLRHPGLFKAIGVKPPRGILLYGPPGTGKTLVARAVANETGAFFFLINGPEIMSKLAGESESNLRKAFEEAEKNAPAIIFIDELDAIAPKREKTHGEVERRIVSQLLTLMDGLKQRVHVVVMAATNRPNSVDPALRRFGRFDREIDIGIPDSTGRLEILQIHTKNMKLSDDVDLEQIAAETHGHVGADLAALCSEAALQAIRKKMTLIDLEDDSIDADLLNSMAVTMDDFKWALSQSNPSALRETVAEVPQVNWEDIGGLDEVKRELQELVQYPVEYPDKFLKFGMTPSRGVLFYGPPGCGKTLLAKAIANECQANFVSIKGPELLTMWFGESEANVRDVFDKARQAAPCILFFDELDSIAKARGGGAGDAGGAADRVINQILTEMDGMTNKKNVFIIGATNRPDIIDPAILRPGRLDQLIYIPLPDMASRSAILRANLRKSPIAKDVDLAYLSRITEGFSGADLTEICQRACKLAIREAIEAEIRAERQRQTRKETAMDDDYDPVPEIRKDHFEEAMRFARRSVSDNDIRKYEMFAQTLQQSRGFGNFRFPTAPQSGGGQGSGQGSGGHFRDDGEDDLYQ, encoded by the exons ATGCCCGCCACTGGAGCCTCAGA TCCAAAATCGGAGGATTTCTCCACTGCtattctgaagcagaagattCGACCGAATCGACTCATCGTGGACGAAGCCAACAATGAGGACAACAGTATTGTGTGCTTGTCACAG GTTAAAATGGAGGAACTGCAGTTGTTTCGGGGAGACACTGTGGTGTTACGCGGCCGGAAGAGGAGGCAGACGGTCTGCATCGTTCTCACAGACGACACATGTGTCAACGAGCGTGTGCGCATGAACAGGGTCACCCGCAACAACCTGCGCGTGCGTCTCGGTGATGTCATCAG CATCCATGCTTGTCCAGATGTGAAATATGGGAAGCGCATCCATGTTCTACCCATTGATGACACTATCGAGGGGCTAACGGGCAACCTGTTTGAGGTTTTTCTAAAGCCGTACTTCCTGGAGGCCTACCGACCTGTTCACAAAG ATGATATTTTCCTGGTCAGAGGAGGTATGAGAGCAGTGGAGTTTAAAGTAATAGAAACAGACCCCGCCCCTCACTGCATTGTTGCCCCGGATACCATCATCCACTGTGAGGGAGAACCAATCAAACGAGAG GATGAAGAGGAGAGCCTGAATGACATCGGGTATGATGACATCGGGGGTTGTCGTAAACAGCTGGCTCAGATTAAAGAGATGGTGGAGCTGCCTCTCAGGCACCCCGGCCTGTTCAAAGCCATCGGAGTGAAG CCTCCGAGAGGAATTCTGCTGTACGGTCCTCCCGGTACGGGCAAGACGCTGGTGGCTCGTGCTGTTGCTAACGAGACGGGAGCTTTCTTCTTTCTCATCAATG GTCCTGAAATCATGAGTAAACTGGCAGGAGAGTCTGAGAGCAACCTGAGAAAAGCTTTCGAGGAGGCTGAAAAAAATGCCCCTGCTATTATCTTCATCGATGAACTGGATGCAATCGCTCCAAAACGAGAGAAG ACTCATGGTGAAGTTGAGCGGAGGATCGTCTCTCAGCTGCTCACCCTGATGGATGGCTTGAAACAACGCGTTCATGTTGTAGTTATGGCAGCCACAAACAGACCCAACAGTGTGGATCCTGCTCTTCGGCGTTTTG GTCGTTTCGATCGAGAGATTGACATTGGCATCCCTGATTCCACCGGCAGGTTGGAAATTTTACAGATTCACACCAAGAATATGAAACTATCGGACGATGTGGACCTGGAACAG ATCGCCGCTGAAACACACGGGCATGTGGGAGCAGATTTGGCTGCTCTGTGTTCAGAGGCAGCGCTGCAGGCCATCCGCAAAAAGATGACCCTAATTGATCTGGAGGACGACAGCATCGATGCAGACCTTCTCAACTCAATGGCCGTCACCATGGATGACTTCAAG TGGGCTCTGAGTCAGAGTAACCCATCTGCTCTGAGGGAGACGGTGGCGGAGGTTCCACAGGTAAACTGGGAGGACATTGGAGGACTCGATGAGGTGAAGCGAGAATTACAGGAGCTTGTCCag TATCCCGTGGAGTATCCTGATAAATTTCTAAAATTTGGAATGACTCCATCTCGAGGAGTTCTGTTCTATGGTCCACCTGGATGCGGCAAAACCCTATTGGCTAAAGCCATTGCCAATGAGTGCCAGGCTAACTTTGTGTCTATTAAAG GCCCAGAGCTGCTCACCATGTGGTTTGGTGAATCAGAGGCAAATGTCAGAGATGTGTTTGATAAG GCACGCCAGGCAGCCCCATGCATTCTGTTCTTTGACGAGCTGGACTCTATTGCTAAAGCACGAGGTGGCGGGGCTGGAGATGCAGGAGGTGCGGCTGACAGGGTCATCAACCAGATCTTGACAGAAATGGATGGAATGACCAATAAGAAGAACGTCTTTATCATTGGCGCCACCAACAG GCCTGATATCATTGATCCTGCAATCCTGAGGCCTGGTCGTTTGGATCAATTGATTTATATCCCTCTACCTGACATGGCCTCCCGCAGTGCCATCCTGCGCGCCAACCTCCGCAAATCCCCTATCGCTAAG gaTGTAGACCTGGCATATCTGTCCCGTATAACAGAGGGATTCTCAGGAGCAGACCTAACTGAGATCTGTCAGAGAGCCTGTAAGCTTGCTATAAGAGAAGCTATAGAGGCAGAGATCCGTGCTGAGAGACAACGCCAAACCAGGAAAGAGACAGCTATG GATGATGATTATGACCCGGTGCCTGAGATCAGGAAGGATCATTTTGAGGAAGCCATGAGATTTGCTCGTCGTTCTGTCAGTGATAATGACATACGGAAATATGAGATGTTTGCTCAGACTCTTCAGCAAAGCCGTGGATTTGGGAACTTTAG GTTTCCTACAGCACCTCAATCAGGTGGAGGTCAGGGGTCAGGCCAAGGCTCTGGGGGTCATTTCAGAGATGATGGAGAGGATGATCTCTATCAGTAA